Proteins encoded within one genomic window of uncultured Fusobacterium sp.:
- a CDS encoding Cof-type HAD-IIB family hydrolase, with protein MSYKIIFTDLDDTLLNSEKKISQVDKEAIMRAQEAGIKFVLASGRPTFAMKELAEELELAKYGSFILSFNGSIITDCKSGKNIFEASLTKEDLHLMYDFAKENKTHILTYIDDEVVSETESEYIDVEVNLTKMPHNLVKNFKETVNKPAVKCMLLEEPSYLKEVEKKLKKEYGDKYSIAISKPFFLEVTKLGIDKGVALRKLVELLGMKIEESIAVGDSYNDLPMLKAAGLAACVENANEDIKKVCSFISKSNDEGGMAYLIDKLIFNKN; from the coding sequence TTGTCTTATAAAATAATTTTTACAGACTTAGATGATACTCTTTTAAACTCTGAGAAAAAAATATCTCAAGTTGATAAAGAGGCAATAATGAGAGCACAAGAAGCTGGAATAAAATTTGTTTTAGCTTCAGGAAGACCTACCTTTGCTATGAAAGAATTAGCAGAAGAGTTAGAACTTGCTAAATACGGAAGTTTTATTTTATCATTTAATGGTTCAATTATAACAGATTGTAAAAGTGGAAAAAATATATTTGAGGCAAGTTTAACAAAAGAGGATCTACACTTAATGTATGACTTTGCTAAAGAAAATAAGACTCATATACTTACTTATATAGATGATGAGGTTGTTTCCGAAACTGAAAGTGAGTATATTGATGTAGAAGTAAATCTTACAAAAATGCCTCATAATCTTGTAAAAAATTTCAAAGAAACTGTTAATAAACCTGCAGTTAAATGTATGCTATTAGAAGAACCAAGCTATTTAAAAGAAGTAGAAAAAAAATTAAAAAAAGAGTATGGAGATAAGTATAGTATAGCTATATCTAAACCTTTTTTCTTAGAAGTAACTAAATTAGGAATAGACAAAGGTGTAGCCTTAAGAAAATTAGTTGAACTTTTAGGTATGAAAATAGAGGAAAGTATTGCTGTTGGAGATTCATATAATGATTTACCTATGTTAAAAGCTGCTGGACTTGCTGCTTGTGTAGAAAATGCCAATGAAGATATTAAAAAAGTTTGTTCTTTTATATCTAAATCTAATGATGAAGGTGGAATGGCTTATTTAATTGATAAGTTAATTTTTAATAAAAACTAA
- a CDS encoding NrtA/SsuA/CpmA family ABC transporter substrate-binding protein, with protein sequence MFKKVVVLFGVVVLFLLSACGKENKVKEINLTYVKSPLNIPSILEKNLKMFDKEFEKDGIKINFYELTTGPEQTNALAAGELDFLHALGGTSAIIAASNGVDLKITNVYSRSPKGFMILSKKDDINTPESLKGKKIGGPKGTILHQVLVGYLGKGNLKEEDVEFVNMGLPEALAAMESGHIDAALLAGPVALKAIKNGAKVVTNGEGLTQGLVVTAVSGKFLKENPELVKRFLKVNEEAVKYIEENFENTLKITAEDVGLTEKEVLELYPLYDFNPEIREADIQDLIETQEFLMKNGMQENKIDINTILVK encoded by the coding sequence ATGTTTAAAAAAGTTGTGGTTTTATTTGGGGTAGTAGTTTTATTTTTATTAAGTGCTTGTGGTAAGGAGAATAAAGTTAAAGAAATAAATTTAACTTATGTAAAATCTCCATTGAATATTCCATCTATTTTAGAAAAAAACTTAAAAATGTTTGATAAAGAGTTTGAAAAAGATGGAATAAAAATTAACTTTTATGAATTGACAACAGGACCTGAGCAAACAAATGCGTTAGCAGCTGGGGAGTTAGATTTTTTACATGCTTTAGGAGGAACTTCTGCTATTATAGCAGCTTCAAATGGAGTGGACTTAAAAATTACAAATGTATATAGTAGATCACCAAAAGGTTTTATGATCCTTTCGAAAAAAGATGATATCAATACTCCTGAATCATTAAAAGGTAAAAAAATAGGTGGACCAAAAGGAACAATACTTCATCAAGTACTAGTTGGGTATTTAGGAAAAGGAAATTTAAAAGAAGAAGATGTTGAGTTTGTAAATATGGGACTTCCTGAAGCTTTAGCTGCTATGGAAAGTGGACATATAGATGCAGCATTATTAGCTGGACCAGTTGCTTTAAAAGCTATAAAAAATGGAGCTAAAGTCGTAACTAACGGAGAAGGATTGACACAAGGATTAGTTGTAACAGCAGTAAGTGGAAAATTTTTAAAAGAAAATCCTGAGTTAGTTAAAAGATTTTTAAAAGTAAATGAAGAAGCTGTAAAATATATTGAAGAAAATTTTGAAAATACTTTAAAAATAACTGCAGAAGATGTGGGATTAACTGAGAAAGAGGTTTTAGAACTATATCCATTATATGATTTTAATCCTGAAATTAGAGAAGCTGACATTCAAGATCTAATTGAAACACAAGAGTTTTTAATGAAAAATGGAATGCAAGAGAATAAAATAGATATTAACACAATTTTAGTAAAATAA
- a CDS encoding DUF6173 family protein, whose product MSKPKIRTTKKLKKEILEELENYPLDVPRDYNMADWKFEKLIEQVKDFEEDLDDDHEVALKLASFGSSVVMYVVTIGYQNPDMLYFYGFVDGQPAQLIQHMSQLNFLITSVEKVDKDKPPRRIGFDLPTLDDKKIK is encoded by the coding sequence ATGAGTAAACCAAAAATTAGAACAACTAAAAAATTAAAAAAAGAGATTTTAGAAGAGTTAGAAAATTATCCTCTTGATGTACCTAGAGATTATAATATGGCTGATTGGAAGTTCGAAAAATTAATAGAACAAGTAAAAGATTTTGAAGAGGATTTAGATGATGATCATGAAGTAGCTTTAAAACTTGCATCTTTTGGTTCTTCTGTTGTAATGTATGTAGTTACAATAGGATATCAAAATCCTGATATGCTCTATTTTTATGGCTTTGTAGATGGACAACCAGCTCAACTTATTCAACATATGAGCCAACTTAATTTTTTAATTACTTCAGTTGAAAAAGTAGATAAAGATAAACCTCCTAGAAGAATTGGATTTGATCTTCCTACTTTAGATGATAAAAAAATTAAATAA
- a CDS encoding septum site-determining protein MinC, whose translation MNNYVILKGKKDRLSIHLNNEVDFLALRDSLIDKIREARNFIGNGQMAIEFTNRKLSELEENVLIDLIKVNSDLNITYVFSDSDGEKEKIKFVKAITEEGFTKFYRGTLRSGNRLEYDGNIVVIGDVNPGALIRAKGNVIVLGFLNGTVYAGQDGDRDAFVGATHMNPVQLVIGHTIAEPMQKKILDTNRVDRKSGFKIAYLSGKEIRVEDFSTRSLNEY comes from the coding sequence ATGAATAATTATGTTATTTTAAAGGGAAAAAAGGATAGATTATCTATTCATCTAAATAATGAAGTAGATTTTTTAGCCTTGAGAGACAGTTTAATTGATAAGATAAGAGAAGCTAGAAACTTTATTGGAAATGGACAAATGGCTATTGAATTTACTAATAGAAAATTAAGTGAATTAGAAGAGAATGTTCTTATTGATTTAATAAAAGTAAATAGTGATTTAAATATAACTTATGTATTTTCTGATAGTGATGGTGAAAAGGAAAAAATAAAATTTGTAAAAGCTATAACAGAAGAGGGGTTTACAAAGTTTTATAGAGGAACTTTACGTTCAGGAAATAGGTTAGAATATGATGGAAATATAGTAGTTATAGGAGATGTAAATCCAGGAGCTTTAATTAGAGCTAAAGGTAATGTAATAGTTTTAGGATTTTTGAATGGAACAGTTTATGCAGGTCAAGATGGAGATCGAGACGCTTTTGTAGGAGCAACCCACATGAATCCAGTACAACTTGTAATAGGACATACAATAGCTGAACCAATGCAAAAGAAAATTTTAGATACTAATAGAGTAGATAGGAAAAGTGGATTTAAAATAGCTTATCTTAGTGGAAAAGAGATTAGAGTAGAAGATTTTAGTACTCGTTCATTAAATGAATATTAA
- a CDS encoding permease: MTLVFYLIAIIGLIISFIKSREKTKMVLKKAWKSFENIMPQFLSIILIIGVMLAILTPEQISAILGKDSGVMGVLLAAFIGAITLIPGFVAFPLASALLHNGAGITQIAAFVSTLMMVGIITIPVEIEYFGKKVTFIRNILAFLFSLVVAGVMGGVL; this comes from the coding sequence ATGACTCTTGTATTCTACTTAATTGCTATTATAGGTTTAATTATATCTTTTATAAAAAGTAGAGAAAAAACAAAGATGGTTTTAAAAAAAGCTTGGAAATCTTTTGAAAATATTATGCCACAATTTCTTTCAATAATACTTATAATTGGAGTTATGTTAGCTATACTTACTCCTGAACAGATTTCTGCTATATTAGGAAAAGATTCAGGAGTAATGGGAGTTTTATTGGCAGCTTTTATAGGGGCTATAACTTTAATTCCAGGATTTGTTGCTTTTCCATTAGCTAGTGCACTTTTACATAATGGAGCTGGAATAACTCAGATAGCAGCTTTTGTTTCAACTTTAATGATGGTGGGGATTATAACTATTCCTGTTGAAATTGAGTATTTTGGAAAAAAGGTTACATTTATTAGAAATATATTAGCATTTTTATTCTCATTGGTTGTAGCTGGAGTAATGGGAGGTGTATTATGA
- a CDS encoding permease, with amino-acid sequence MIKTYLKRYRVFIILLFINILLLFVTPEIGRKSFKLTYDNLLEMLGVIPPIFILLGLLDVWLKKETMIKYMGKGSGIKGLLLSFMIGATAAGPLYAAFPVAGVLLKKGTSIFNVLIFIGAWSTMKIPLLIFESTSLGYNFSMVRLVLNIIGIPVIAFIINLFLKDKEREEIYKLAQDKVL; translated from the coding sequence ATGATAAAAACATATTTAAAAAGATATAGAGTATTCATAATTTTATTATTTATAAATATATTATTACTTTTTGTTACACCAGAGATAGGAAGAAAATCTTTTAAATTAACTTACGATAATCTTTTAGAGATGTTAGGAGTGATACCACCAATCTTTATACTTTTAGGTCTTCTTGATGTTTGGTTAAAGAAAGAGACTATGATTAAGTATATGGGCAAGGGTTCTGGAATAAAAGGTTTATTGCTTTCATTTATGATAGGAGCTACAGCAGCAGGACCACTTTATGCAGCTTTTCCAGTAGCTGGAGTACTATTAAAAAAGGGAACAAGTATTTTTAATGTATTGATATTTATAGGAGCTTGGTCTACAATGAAAATACCTCTTTTAATATTTGAATCTACTTCTTTGGGATATAACTTTTCTATGGTAAGATTGGTTTTAAATATAATCGGAATTCCTGTTATAGCTTTTATAATAAATTTATTTTTGAAAGATAAAGAGAGAGAAGAGATATACAAACTGGCTCAAGACAAAGTATTATAA
- the minE gene encoding cell division topological specificity factor MinE, with amino-acid sequence MGIFNFFSKEEKKSKNVAKDRLKLVLIHDRAMLSSGMLEQMKDDIIAVISKYVEIDKESLNIDIAENPDNTRRTTLVANIPLKPKKV; translated from the coding sequence ATGGGAATATTTAATTTTTTTAGTAAAGAGGAAAAAAAGTCAAAGAATGTGGCTAAAGATAGATTAAAACTTGTATTAATACATGATAGAGCTATGCTTTCTTCTGGAATGTTAGAACAGATGAAAGATGATATTATAGCTGTAATTTCTAAATATGTTGAAATTGATAAGGAAAGTTTGAATATAGATATTGCAGAAAATCCAGATAATACTAGAAGAACAACTTTAGTGGCTAATATTCCACTAAAACCTAAAAAAGTATAA
- the minD gene encoding septum site-determining protein MinD, translated as MAKVIVITSGKGGVGKTTTTSNIGVGLALKGRKVLLIDTDIGLRNLDVVMGLENRIVYDLVDVVEERCRIAQALIKDKRCSNLCLLPAAQIRDKNDVSPEQMKNLVEKLRKDFDYILIDCPAGIEQGFKNAIAAADEAIVVTTPEISAARDADRIIGLLEANDIRNPKLIVNRIKMEMVKAGNMLSVDDMLDILAIELIGVVPDDENIVISTNKGEPLVYKGDSLAAHAYKNIVERIEGKEVPFLDLDVKLSFFDKIKMVFSK; from the coding sequence ATGGCAAAGGTAATAGTTATAACTTCAGGAAAAGGTGGAGTTGGAAAAACTACAACTACTTCTAATATAGGAGTAGGACTAGCACTAAAAGGCAGAAAAGTTCTTTTAATAGATACAGATATTGGACTTAGAAATCTTGATGTAGTAATGGGATTAGAAAATAGAATAGTATATGATTTAGTAGATGTAGTAGAAGAGAGATGTAGAATAGCTCAAGCTTTAATTAAAGATAAGAGATGTTCAAATCTTTGCCTTTTACCAGCAGCACAAATTAGAGATAAAAATGATGTTAGCCCTGAACAAATGAAAAATCTTGTAGAAAAATTAAGAAAAGATTTTGATTATATTTTAATTGATTGTCCAGCAGGAATAGAGCAAGGATTTAAAAATGCTATAGCGGCAGCAGATGAGGCAATAGTTGTAACAACACCAGAAATCTCAGCAGCTAGAGATGCAGATAGAATAATTGGTTTACTTGAAGCAAATGATATTAGAAATCCTAAGTTGATAGTAAATCGTATAAAAATGGAAATGGTAAAAGCTGGAAATATGTTAAGTGTTGATGATATGTTAGATATTTTAGCAATAGAACTAATAGGAGTAGTTCCTGATGATGAAAATATTGTAATATCTACAAATAAAGGAGAACCATTAGTATATAAAGGAGACTCTTTAGCAGCTCATGCATATAAAAATATTGTTGAAAGAATAGAAGGAAAAGAAGTTCCTTTCTTAGATTTAGATGTAAAATTAAGTTTCTTTGACAAAATAAAAATGGTTTTTAGTAAGTAG
- a CDS encoding flavin reductase family protein, with the protein MNKNVFKGSVVLNPVPVVMVTSRNSEGKDNVFTVAWTGTVCTKPPMLSISIRPERLSYEYIKETMEFTINLPTRRLTRETDFCGVRSGRVIDKIAEMKFTMKEGKEVKSPYIEECPVNIECKVKSIIPLGTHDLFIAEVLCSHIDENLIDENGKIHFEWANLITYSHGEYFPVPKTPIGSFGYSVAKQSTIERKKAIAKKKTQTTEKKKKEKSKKRGKK; encoded by the coding sequence ATGAATAAAAATGTTTTTAAAGGAAGTGTAGTTTTAAATCCTGTTCCTGTTGTTATGGTTACAAGTAGAAATTCTGAGGGAAAAGATAATGTATTTACTGTAGCTTGGACTGGGACAGTGTGTACAAAACCCCCTATGTTATCAATTTCTATTAGACCAGAAAGATTATCTTATGAATACATAAAAGAAACTATGGAGTTTACTATTAATTTACCAACTAGAAGATTAACTCGTGAAACAGATTTTTGTGGTGTTCGTTCTGGAAGAGTGATTGATAAAATAGCAGAGATGAAATTTACTATGAAAGAGGGAAAAGAGGTTAAAAGTCCATATATTGAAGAGTGTCCTGTAAATATAGAATGTAAAGTAAAATCTATTATCCCTTTAGGTACACACGATCTATTTATAGCAGAAGTTCTTTGTTCACATATTGATGAAAATTTAATTGATGAAAATGGAAAAATTCATTTTGAATGGGCTAATCTTATAACTTATTCTCATGGAGAATATTTTCCTGTTCCTAAAACACCTATTGGAAGTTTTGGTTATTCAGTTGCAAAACAATCTACTATTGAGAGAAAAAAAGCAATAGCAAAAAAGAAAACACAAACTACTGAAAAGAAGAAAAAAGAAAAATCTAAAAAGCGAGGGAAGAAATAA
- a CDS encoding FAD-dependent oxidoreductase: protein MKRVLIVGGVAGGASAAARLRRLDENLEIIIFEKGEYVSFANCGLPYHIGNVIENRESLLVQTPEKLKARFNLDVRVKSEITEIDTKRKSVKVKNEGGEEYSENYDYLVLAPGAKPLLPPIKGIDNKKIFTLRNMKDMDRIKAYLKEKNIRKSVVVGGGFIGVETAENLRHLGIDTTLIEAALNILAPFDSEMSNILEYEMGVNGVRLLTNEKVVEFKEKEDGLDIILDSGKVVDSEMVILAIGVAPDTKFLNNSGIELGERGHILVDETLKTNIENVYALGDAILVKNYIIQEDTAIPLAGPANRQGRIVAGNIAGRNEKYRGSLGTSILKVFELTGGATGLNERTIKKLGLTYEKIYLHPNDHASYYPGATPISIKVLYSKETQEILGAQAVGIKGVDKFIDVIATLLRFKGKLEDLAELDLAYAPPFSSAKSPANMAGFIGLNIEEGLVEQIFLEDLDNFNKETQIILDTREEIELVTGSIENSINIPLSELRVRVDELPKDKEILAYCAVGLRGYIASRFLTQKGYRVKNIAGGIKSKIRELHFDDNTSNSDSGESSYQSIKIDELNKEEFLDLSGLSCPGPLVKVKESMENLKDSEELKVKVSDPGFYNDIQSWSKVTKNTLVSLEKKDGNIYAILKKGSNNKGNSIAKSENRIIEDKNGLTIVVFSGDLDKAIAAFVIANGALAMGKKVTMFFTFWGLSIIKKNTLGKKGFIEKMFAMMLPENSKKLPTSKMNFFGIGAKLIRWVMGKKNIMSLEELMKKAIDSGVNITACTMSMDVMGIGEEELIDSINYGGVGQYLGAAEETNNNLFI from the coding sequence ATGAAAAGAGTATTAATTGTTGGAGGAGTTGCTGGTGGAGCTTCAGCGGCAGCAAGATTAAGAAGATTAGATGAAAATTTAGAGATAATAATATTTGAAAAGGGAGAGTATGTTTCTTTTGCTAATTGTGGATTACCATATCATATAGGAAATGTAATAGAAAATAGAGAGAGCCTACTTGTACAAACTCCTGAAAAATTAAAAGCAAGATTTAACTTAGATGTGAGAGTAAAAAGTGAAATTACTGAAATAGATACAAAGAGAAAAAGTGTAAAGGTAAAAAATGAGGGTGGAGAGGAGTATAGTGAAAACTATGATTATTTAGTTTTAGCTCCTGGAGCAAAACCATTATTACCACCAATTAAAGGAATAGATAACAAAAAAATATTTACTTTAAGAAATATGAAAGATATGGATAGAATAAAAGCATATCTAAAAGAGAAAAATATAAGAAAAAGTGTTGTAGTAGGTGGAGGTTTTATAGGGGTAGAAACTGCTGAAAATCTAAGACACTTAGGAATAGATACAACTTTAATAGAAGCAGCACTAAACATTTTAGCTCCTTTTGATTCTGAAATGAGTAATATATTAGAGTATGAAATGGGAGTTAACGGAGTTAGATTATTAACTAATGAAAAAGTGGTAGAGTTTAAAGAAAAAGAAGATGGTTTAGATATAATTTTAGATAGTGGAAAAGTAGTTGATAGCGAAATGGTGATCTTAGCTATTGGTGTAGCTCCTGACACTAAATTTCTTAATAATTCTGGAATTGAATTAGGAGAAAGAGGGCATATTTTAGTTGATGAAACTTTAAAAACCAATATTGAGAATGTCTATGCTTTAGGAGATGCTATTTTAGTCAAAAATTATATTATTCAAGAGGATACAGCTATTCCATTAGCTGGTCCTGCTAATAGACAGGGAAGAATAGTAGCAGGAAATATAGCTGGAAGAAATGAAAAATATAGAGGAAGCTTAGGGACATCAATTTTAAAAGTTTTTGAATTAACTGGTGGAGCTACTGGATTAAATGAAAGAACTATAAAAAAATTAGGGTTAACTTATGAAAAGATTTATTTACATCCTAATGATCATGCTAGTTACTATCCAGGGGCTACTCCTATAAGTATAAAGGTCTTATATTCAAAAGAGACTCAAGAGATTTTAGGAGCTCAAGCTGTTGGTATAAAAGGTGTGGATAAGTTTATTGATGTAATTGCTACACTTTTAAGATTTAAAGGAAAGTTAGAGGATTTAGCCGAGTTAGATTTAGCTTATGCACCACCTTTTTCTTCAGCTAAATCTCCAGCAAATATGGCGGGATTTATAGGATTAAATATAGAAGAAGGTTTAGTTGAACAGATATTTTTAGAGGACTTAGATAATTTTAATAAAGAAACTCAAATTATTCTTGATACTAGAGAGGAGATTGAGTTAGTTACAGGAAGTATAGAAAATAGTATCAATATTCCATTGAGTGAATTAAGAGTTAGAGTAGATGAACTTCCAAAAGATAAGGAGATTTTAGCTTATTGTGCAGTTGGATTAAGAGGATATATAGCAAGTAGATTTTTAACTCAAAAGGGATACAGAGTTAAAAATATAGCTGGGGGAATAAAAAGTAAGATAAGAGAGCTACATTTTGATGATAATACTAGCAATAGTGATAGTGGTGAAAGTAGTTATCAAAGTATAAAAATAGATGAACTAAATAAAGAGGAATTTTTAGATTTATCAGGGCTATCTTGTCCAGGACCCCTTGTAAAGGTAAAAGAGAGTATGGAAAATTTAAAAGATTCAGAAGAGTTAAAAGTAAAAGTTTCAGATCCTGGATTTTATAATGATATCCAAAGTTGGAGTAAGGTAACAAAAAATACCCTAGTTTCCTTAGAGAAAAAAGATGGAAATATATATGCTATATTAAAAAAAGGAAGTAACAATAAAGGAAATTCAATAGCTAAAAGTGAAAATAGAATAATTGAAGATAAAAATGGCTTGACAATAGTAGTGTTTAGTGGAGATTTAGATAAAGCAATAGCAGCTTTTGTAATAGCAAATGGTGCTTTAGCTATGGGAAAAAAAGTAACTATGTTCTTCACATTTTGGGGATTATCTATTATTAAGAAAAATACCTTAGGAAAGAAAGGTTTTATAGAAAAAATGTTTGCTATGATGTTACCAGAAAATAGTAAAAAACTTCCTACTTCAAAGATGAACTTTTTTGGAATTGGAGCTAAATTAATTAGATGGGTAATGGGAAAGAAAAATATAATGTCTTTAGAGGAGTTAATGAAAAAAGCTATAGACTCAGGAGTTAATATTACAGCTTGTACTATGTCTATGGATGTTATGGGAATTGGAGAAGAGGAACTGATAGATAGTATAAATTATGGTGGTGTAGGACAATATCTAGGTGCAGCTGAGGAAACTAATAATAATCTATTTATATAA
- a CDS encoding ABC transporter ATP-binding protein translates to MKGVYRVKDLTKRYDKKEIFKGLNLEIKNDEITVILGKSGCGKTTLMKILSGLDKDITGEIRFYNEKNIETSIKYGFVFQESRLLPWLNVKENICIHGKKIDVDSYLDMVGLKDYKNSYPEELSGGMAQRVSLIRALSYQPDTLFMDEPFSALDYFTRRQLQSELLKIYEKTKIGIIFVTHNLEEAIALAHRILVIKDGNILEFKIEKGFPRKLEDIELIKLKSKIINLIEN, encoded by the coding sequence ATGAAAGGGGTATATAGAGTTAAGGATTTAACTAAAAGATATGATAAAAAAGAAATTTTTAAGGGTTTAAATTTAGAAATTAAAAATGATGAGATAACAGTTATTTTAGGAAAAAGTGGGTGTGGAAAAACCACTCTTATGAAAATTTTATCTGGATTAGATAAGGATATAACTGGTGAAATAAGGTTTTATAATGAAAAAAATATAGAAACAAGTATAAAATATGGTTTTGTTTTCCAAGAAAGTAGGTTGCTTCCATGGCTTAATGTGAAGGAAAATATCTGTATTCATGGGAAAAAGATAGACGTAGATAGTTATTTAGATATGGTTGGACTTAAAGATTATAAAAATAGTTATCCTGAAGAGTTATCTGGAGGAATGGCTCAAAGAGTTTCTTTGATTAGAGCTTTGAGTTATCAACCAGATACTTTATTTATGGATGAACCTTTTTCAGCTTTAGATTATTTTACAAGAAGGCAATTACAGAGTGAACTTCTAAAAATATATGAAAAAACAAAAATAGGAATAATTTTTGTAACTCATAATTTAGAAGAAGCAATTGCTTTAGCACATAGGATATTAGTTATAAAAGATGGAAACATTTTAGAGTTTAAAATAGAAAAGGGATTTCCAAGGAAACTAGAAGATATTGAATTAATAAAATTAAAAAGTAAAATAATAAATTTAATTGAAAATTAA
- a CDS encoding PilT/PilU family type 4a pilus ATPase produces MLFEKLLKMAREQRASDIHLVYGELPTFRVNGKLIFVGEEKIDKRFLSLLVDLILSERERNIFYQTKELDCSFEDGKGMRYRANFHWERANIGVSIRLIEDCSKSMEELGLPKVLKELINNKKGLVLITGPSGSGKSTTLAAMLEELNSTKELNIITLEDPIEYIFKSKKSLIRQREIGRDTHSFAQGLKSVLRQDPDVIMVGELRDRESIEATLTASETGHLVLGTLHTNSASETITRITDIFPAEEQNEIRVKLASTLKGIVSQKLVNTVAGKRIGAYEILISTPAISNLILNNKINQLNSAIELNRKLGMILMRDYLEDLYSKKIISENEYKDNLS; encoded by the coding sequence ATGTTGTTTGAAAAACTTTTGAAAATGGCAAGAGAACAAAGAGCATCAGACATACATTTAGTGTATGGAGAATTACCAACATTTAGAGTAAATGGAAAACTTATTTTTGTAGGAGAAGAAAAAATAGATAAAAGATTCTTATCTCTTTTAGTGGATTTAATCTTAAGTGAAAGAGAGAGAAATATTTTTTATCAGACAAAAGAATTAGATTGTAGCTTTGAAGATGGTAAAGGGATGAGATACAGGGCTAATTTTCATTGGGAAAGAGCTAATATTGGTGTATCTATAAGACTTATTGAAGATTGTAGTAAATCTATGGAAGAGTTAGGATTGCCTAAAGTTTTAAAAGAGCTGATTAATAATAAAAAAGGCTTAGTTTTAATTACTGGTCCTAGTGGAAGTGGAAAAAGTACAACATTAGCAGCTATGCTTGAAGAGTTAAATAGTACGAAAGAGTTAAATATTATAACATTAGAAGATCCTATAGAATATATTTTTAAGAGTAAAAAATCTTTAATTAGACAAAGGGAAATAGGAAGAGATACCCACTCTTTTGCTCAAGGACTAAAAAGTGTATTAAGACAGGACCCAGATGTGATAATGGTAGGAGAATTAAGAGATAGAGAAAGTATTGAAGCTACTCTTACAGCTAGTGAAACTGGACATCTGGTTTTAGGAACATTACATACTAATAGTGCCAGTGAAACTATTACAAGAATAACTGATATATTTCCTGCAGAAGAGCAAAATGAAATAAGAGTAAAACTTGCTTCTACTTTGAAAGGAATAGTCAGTCAAAAGCTTGTAAATACTGTTGCTGGAAAAAGAATAGGAGCTTATGAGATATTAATCTCTACTCCAGCTATATCTAATTTAATTTTAAATAACAAAATAAATCAATTGAATAGTGCAATAGAATTAAATAGAAAATTAGGAATGATATTAATGAGAGATTACTTAGAAGATCTTTATTCTAAGAAAATAATCTCTGAAAATGAATATAAAGATAATTTAAGTTAA
- a CDS encoding ABC transporter permease, protein MEKRKRFYIIIFILIIWYMGSQLNLWSTFIIPSPEKVIKSFILLLKNGKLLKSVAISLERVILGFGITILIALPLGIIFGLKPKLYEYFKGIFEFLRHVPPLALIPMIILWFGIGELSKIIIIILASFFPVFLNSLKGIVSCDEKYIEVGKVFGLSTKRIFTKIILPSAIPDILLGLKLGLGYSWRAIIAAELIASSSGIGYLILDAQQISRSDIVVVGILSVGLLGIFTDYLFSIFINKYLKRRKGNLYERGI, encoded by the coding sequence ATGGAAAAAAGAAAAAGATTTTATATAATAATCTTTATATTAATTATATGGTATATGGGATCACAATTAAATTTATGGAGTACTTTTATAATTCCATCTCCTGAAAAAGTAATAAAGAGTTTTATTCTTTTATTAAAGAATGGAAAACTTTTAAAAAGTGTAGCAATAAGTTTAGAAAGGGTTATATTAGGATTTGGTATAACTATATTAATTGCTCTTCCATTAGGTATTATATTTGGATTAAAACCTAAACTTTATGAATATTTTAAAGGAATATTTGAGTTTTTAAGACATGTTCCACCATTAGCTTTAATTCCTATGATTATATTATGGTTTGGAATAGGGGAACTTTCAAAAATTATAATAATAATTTTAGCTAGTTTCTTTCCTGTTTTTTTAAATTCTTTAAAAGGAATAGTTAGTTGTGATGAAAAATATATAGAGGTTGGAAAGGTATTTGGTCTTTCTACAAAAAGAATATTTACTAAAATAATATTACCTAGTGCTATTCCTGATATATTATTAGGGTTAAAATTGGGATTAGGATATAGTTGGAGAGCAATAATAGCAGCAGAGTTAATAGCTTCATCTTCAGGAATAGGATATTTAATTTTAGATGCCCAACAGATATCAAGGTCTGATATAGTAGTTGTAGGGATTCTTTCTGTAGGTCTATTAGGAATTTTTACTGATTACTTATTTAGTATTTTTATAAATAAATATTTAAAAAGAAGAAAAGGGAATTTATATGAAAGGGGTATATAG